In the genome of Alphaproteobacteria bacterium, one region contains:
- a CDS encoding ABC transporter permease — translation MLFNAIMLALREIRRNVLRSTLTMLGIVIGVASVVALVTLGGGATASVTADIANLGRNLVVVTPGAARAPGQPAAAIPFREEDARAMAREVPGIAGIAAVSMSSELAVVANRNWTTTVIGTDTGYFDVRIWPTEIGRPFDATEVRAGKSLCVIGRTIRRELFGRQDPLGAQVRIGRMSCQVVGVLSAKGQSTFGQDQDDLILMPLTTFQRRISGNQDINVILISAATAEATGAVVERATALLRERRHLLANEANDFQVQDIEEISKTVEQVTGVLTALLGAIAAISLLVGGIGIMNIMLVSVTERTREIGTRLAIGALEREVLAQFLIESAALSSIGGLAGAALGLGGSYLGARPLGIPFVFEPTIVIVALLFAALVGIAFGYLPARRAARMDPIEALRHE, via the coding sequence ATGCTGTTCAACGCGATCATGCTGGCCCTGCGCGAGATCCGGCGCAACGTGCTGCGCTCGACACTGACCATGCTGGGCATCGTGATCGGCGTCGCCTCGGTGGTGGCGCTGGTGACGCTCGGCGGCGGCGCCACCGCCAGCGTCACCGCCGACATCGCCAACCTGGGCCGCAATCTGGTCGTCGTCACGCCGGGCGCCGCCCGCGCGCCGGGGCAGCCCGCGGCCGCAATTCCGTTCCGCGAGGAGGACGCACGGGCGATGGCGCGGGAGGTTCCCGGCATCGCCGGGATCGCCGCCGTGTCGATGAGCAGCGAATTGGCCGTGGTCGCCAACCGCAACTGGACCACGACGGTGATCGGCACCGACACCGGCTATTTCGACGTGCGCATCTGGCCGACCGAGATCGGCCGTCCGTTCGATGCGACCGAGGTGCGCGCCGGCAAGTCGCTGTGCGTGATCGGCCGGACCATCAGGCGCGAGCTGTTCGGCCGCCAGGATCCGCTCGGCGCCCAGGTGCGCATCGGGCGGATGTCGTGCCAGGTCGTCGGCGTACTGAGCGCGAAGGGCCAGTCCACCTTCGGCCAGGACCAGGATGACCTGATCCTGATGCCGCTGACCACCTTCCAGCGGCGCATCTCCGGCAACCAGGACATCAACGTGATCCTGATCTCGGCGGCCACGGCGGAGGCGACCGGCGCCGTGGTCGAGCGCGCCACGGCGCTGCTGCGCGAACGCCGCCACCTGCTTGCCAACGAGGCCAACGACTTCCAGGTGCAGGACATCGAGGAGATCAGCAAGACCGTGGAGCAGGTCACCGGTGTGCTGACAGCGCTGCTCGGTGCGATCGCGGCGATCAGCCTGCTGGTCGGCGGCATCGGCATCATGAACATCATGCTGGTGTCGGTGACCGAGCGGACCCGCGAGATCGGCACCCGGCTGGCGATCGGCGCGCTGGAGCGCGAGGTGCTGGCGCAATTCCTGATCGAGTCCGCCGCGCTGTCGTCGATCGGCGGGCTGGCCGGTGCCGCGCTCGGGCTCGGCGGGTCCTACCTCGGCGCAAGGCCGCTCGGCATTCCCTTCGTCTTCGAACCGACCATCGTCATCGTCGCGCTGCTGTTCGCCGCCCTGGTCGGCATCGCCTTCGGCTACCTGCCGGCGCGCCGGGCCGCGCGCATGGACCCGATCGAGGCGCTGCGCCACGAATGA